A single genomic interval of Arachis duranensis cultivar V14167 chromosome 7, aradu.V14167.gnm2.J7QH, whole genome shotgun sequence harbors:
- the LOC107459376 gene encoding protein ECERIFERUM 2, which produces MGSLTTNMGEESQPSLTSKISTVVPATPRGNERGTYNLGYMDLLMKLHYVRTVHFFSPQAAQGLSIFDLKKPMFPLLDPYSHISGRIRRSESSGRPFIKCNDAGVRIVESHCDKTLEEWFNQKGYSIHELVHDHVLGPDLAFSPLLFLKFTWFKCGGLCVGLSWSHVLGDAFSAFNFITKWSHALAGHVPPKSLHVNPNYEELQSLPINSIQDSQIPIVKRATILDEERWIAATDTKIVTHTFYVSYNQLQDSVTSSQESNNTCCFEIVSALVWKCLAQIRSYSEPKDVVICEYHSENYEFPTNIGLEFSTVEASSKVSVSESDVLELATLIGSEKKKVEKHVMEKLVEESEGREDFIVYGTRLTFVNLEEEGNVIYGVKLINGEKPMVANCALHGVGDEGVVLVLPAPQDKEDGGKIGRLVTVSLPEKEVEQLKDKLGSEWAIPSHP; this is translated from the exons ATGGGTTCTTTAACTACCAACATGGGAGAAGAAAGCCAACCATCTCTAACCTCCAAGATCTCAACGGTGGTGCCAGCCACGCCACGTGGCAACGAGCGCGGCACGTACAACCTAGGCTACATGGACCTCCTCATGAAGCTTCACTACGTAAGAACCGTTCATTTCTTTAGCCCTCAAGCTGCACAAGGGCTCTCAATCTTTGACTTGAAGAAACCTATGTTTCCCCTGTTGGATCCGTATTCACACATATCGGGCCGGATCCGGAGGTCCGAATCGTCCGGGCGACCGTTCATCAAGTGCAACGATGCTGGTGTCCGCATAGTTGAGTCTCATTGTGATAAGACACTTGAGGAATGGTTCAACCAAAAAGGGTACTCCATTCATGAACTTGTCCATGATCACGTGCTTGGTCCTGACCTTGCTTTCTCACCCTTGCTCTTCCTCAAG TTTACTTGGTTCAAATGTGGAGGGCTGTGTGTGGGACTGAGTTGGTCTCATGTCCTTGGAGACGCTTTCTCGGCTTTCAATTTCATCACCAAGTGGAGTCACGCGCTCGCCGGTCACGTGCCACCAAAATCCCTTCACGTAAACCCTAATTATGAAGAGTTACAATCTCTTCCTATTAATTCCATTCAAGATTCACAGATTCCCATCGTGAAAAGGGCCACAATTCTTGACGAAGAACGCTGGATCGCCGCAACTGACACCAAAATCGTTACTCACACTTTCTATGTCAGTTACAACCAACTTCAAGATTCGGTTACAAGTAGCCAAGAATCTAACAACACCTGTTGTTTCGAAATCGTTTCGGCATTAGTATGGAAGTGTTTGGCTCAGATCAGGAGCTATTCAGAGCCAAAGGATGTTGTAATTTGCGAATATCATAGTGAAAACTACGAGTTCCCTACAAATATTGGCTTGGAATTTAGTACAGTTGAAGCTAGTAGCAAAGTTTCTGTTTCGGAATCTGATGTTTTGGAATTGGCAACGCTCATTGGCAGTGAGAAAAAGAAGGTTGAGAAGCATGTCATGGAGAAATTGGTGGAAGAAAGTGAAGGGAGAGAGGATTTTATAGTGTATGGAACGAGGTTGACTTTTGTGAACTTGGAAGAAGAAGGTAACGTTATTTATGGGGTGAAGCTTATAAATGGAGAGAAACCAATGGTTGCGAATTGTGCCCTTCATGGGGTGGGTGATGAAGGGGTAGTTTTGGTACTTCCAGCACCTCAGGATAAGGAAGATGGTGGCAAAATTGGAAGGTTGGTCACAGTTTCTCTGCCAGAAAAAGAAGTTGAACAACTTAAAGATAAATTGGGAAGTGAATGGGCTATCCCATCACACCCTTGA